The proteins below are encoded in one region of Engraulis encrasicolus isolate BLACKSEA-1 chromosome 1, IST_EnEncr_1.0, whole genome shotgun sequence:
- the LOC134457648 gene encoding E3 ubiquitin-protein ligase TRIM39-like, whose translation MDVVLDVPRSQSQLSVSLCPGEVDLCGGDEQILPLCYGDLQVCSDGGESGAGEGGKGGCCLDGRVEGEPASDVFQHTEKRWRYELLKQTSQSMAKHIVAQAEQTERQIKQDFEELRRFLREEEEARIAALREEEQRKSSDVEEARDTLGQLKQALADTITDIEGELEKDDVSFLQNYETTIKRTWKDLKNPKKNINCLIEVPKHMGNLRFRVWKKMQCICPYTPVTVDPNTASCSLMVSDSLDAVNSSSTLDTAPYLPKPAELPPLVPERFHPYALGSETVSSSTDLHQWESKEGVSSTGLHQSHAEQTNSSYNLNQQDMEDTKSSSDLSQWDVKVGGSSAGLLQWDVEVGGSDNWTLGVCYASVRRWAEFEACPEEGLWTLSLRDGSLMAMTSPCQEVLMTSQSSPCQQDQGQRNQEQCDGEVLGTSSADHSSPSLEAGDRHQMSTSPPPTTPMSPSSLRVVRVMADWNGGQVTFRDAERDTHLFTFKHAFTEPLHPYFETICKDKALVVRPQRVYVNVEKLQPPDESLSL comes from the exons atggatGTCGTGCTGGATGTTCCACGGTCCCAGTCCCAgctgtctgtctcgctctgcCCAGGAGAGGTGGACCTCTGTGGGGGAGACGAGCAGATCCTTCCCCTGTGCTATGGAGACCTCCAGGTCTGTAGTGATGGTGGGGAGAGTGGAgcaggagaggggggaaaagggggctGTTGTCTTGATGGCAGGGTGGAG GGGGAGCCAGCGAGTGATGTATTTCAGCAcacagagaagaggtggagatatGAGCTCCTAAAACAGACCAGTCAGTCAATGGCCAAGCATATCGTG GCCCAGGCGGAGCAAACGGAGAGGCAGATAAAGCAGGACTTTGAGGAGCTCCGTCGCTTcctcagggaggaggaggaggcacgcATTGCTGCCCTgagggaggaggagcagaggaagagcaGCGACGTGGAGGAGGCAAGGGACACCTTAGGCCAACTCAAGCAGGCGCTGGCTGACACCATCACAGACATAGAGGGCGAACTGGAGAAGGATGACGTTTCATTCCTGCAG AACTATGAAACAACCATTAAAAG AACATGGAAAGACCTGAAGAATCCAAAGAAAAACATCAACTGTCTGATTGAGGTGCCCAAACACATGGGCAACCTGCGGTTCAGAGTCTGGAAGAAAATGCAGTGCATCTGTCCATACA CTCCAGTCACTGTGGACCCAAACACAGCCTCCTGTAGCCTGATGGTCTCTGACTCTCTTGACGctgtcaacagcagcagcactctgGACACTGCCCCCTACCT CCCGAAGCCTGCTGAGCTGCCACCTTTAGTACCAGAGCGATTCCACCCCTACGCTCTGGGCTCAGAGACTGTGTCCTCCTCCACTGACCTCCACCAATGGGAAAGCAAGGAGGGTGTATCCTCAACTGGGCTGCACCAATCTCATGCGGAACAGACCAATTCCTCCTACAACCTCAACCAACAGGACATGGAGGACACCAAGTCCTCCTCTGACCTGAGCCAATGGGACGTGAAAGTAGGTGGGTCCTCGGCCGGCCTCCTACAATGGGACGTTGAGGTGGGCGGGAGCGACAACTGGACGCTGGGCGTGTGCTACGCGTCAGTCAGGCGGTGGGCGGAGTTCGAGGCGTGTCCGGAGGAGGGTCTGTGGACCCTCAGCCTACGGGACGGCTCCCTGATGGCCATGACCTCACCGTGCCAGGAGGTGCTGATGACGTCACAATCGTCGCCATGCCAACAGGATCAGGGTCAACGTAACCAAGAACAATGTGATGGGGAGGTCTTGGGGACATCATCGGCAGACCATTCGTCACCATCACTGGAGGCAGGTGACCGTCACCAGATGTCAacgtcaccaccaccaacaacaccaatGTCACCGTCATCACTGCGGGTTGTCAGGGTGATGGCGGACTGGAATGGGGGTCAGGTGACATTCCGAGATGCGGAGAGGGACACACACCTGTTCACCTTCAAGCATGCATTCACCGAGCCCCTGCACCCGTACTTTGAGACCATCTGCAAGGACAAGGCACTGGTGGTCAGGCCGCAGAGAGTGTATGTGAATGTGGAGAAGCTACAACCGCCAGATGAGAGtttgagtttgtga